The window GATAATGAAATTCGTTTAGCACACAGAGTTATTAATGGGGAACAGTTTGAACCGGCGACAACTGCGCTATGGTTTTACGACCCGTTCCAACCATCCTGTCCTGCTCAATTTTGGGGACAATGGAATTCAGGACGATATGGTGACCACTGCTTCTATATCCCACTTGAATCCGAACATTGTTATGACTGAGTGTAAATTGAAAGGAGAGAGATTATGAGTTATTTTTATTCTTATCCTTATGGAGGAGCTATGCCAAATCCAGCTGATCCATATTGGAGATATCAACAAGCAAATCCAATGGGAGGAAACTTCACAACGGTTAATCCAAGTACAGTAGAACCACCTTTTCCATCTGGTGCGCATATTACGTCACAAACACCAACTGAACCTGGACAAGTTCCATCTAATATGACAAATAGCGGTAGCGGTTTATCATTTGGTGGGTTTGAAGTTCCTGTTGGAAATGCTCTTACCTTAGCACAAGGGGGATCTTATGTAAGTAACATCCTGCGATTAAATCGTGGAAAATTAGCGACTATCTACATGACATTCAGCGGAAATGATGCTGCAACTGCGCGACGTACCTTTGTAGGAATTATTGAAGCAGCGGGACGTGATCACATTATTATTAGTGATCCAAATACAGGTCATCGCTATGTCTTATTAACAGTGTACTTAGACTATGTTGAGTTCCCAGAAGAAATCAACTATTACTATCCATTAGATAATACAATTAATGTTGTTGATCCTGATTTATTTGAAAAATTCCCTACTTTAGGGGCGCTTTATAATTATCAAAAACAACAAGACGAACTTTATAAACAAAAATATCCTTACTACGATCAACTTCCTGAAAATTTAACTCATCACACTCAACAATCTGGAATGTACCCAACACAAGGTCAGGGACAATACCACAATCAATCTCAAGGACAACAAATGCCTTACAGCAACAACAATGACCAATTTTAAAAAAAAAGCATCTCTTCGTGCGAAGAGATGCTTTTTTAGTTTAACGACCAATCAATCGGTTTTAATCCTTTAGAAACTAGGAACTCATTCGTTTTAGAAAAAGGCTGACTTCCAAAAAATCCACGACGAGCCGATAAAGGCGATGGATGTGGTGATTGAATAATAAAATGCTTACTTTCATCGATCAGTTTTTTCTTACTTTGTGCGTGCTTGCCCCATAAGATAAAAACAACAGGCGTATTTTTATCATTTAAAGATTTAAGGACAGCATCCGTAAACAACTCCCATCCCATTCCTGTGTGGGACATCGGTTGAGATGCTTTTACCGTTAACGTTGTATTTAATAACAAGACACCTTGTTTGGCCCACTTGCTCAAATCACCACTTGTTGGCTCAGGACACTTCACATCCTCGACTAACTCTTTAAAAATATTTCGAAGAGAAGGCGGAAACTTTGTTCCAGATTCCACTGAAAAACTTAACCCATTAGCCTGATGTGGACCATGATAAGGATCTTGTCCCAAAATAACCACTTTAACCTCTGAATATGGTGTTAGTTTAAACGCATTAAAAACGGCTTCCTTAGGAGGATAAACAACCTCTTTTTCATACTGTTCATGCAACTTACTAAATAAATGTTTCATATACGGTTGATTCCACTGTTCTTTAAGAATTGGTTCCCAATCATTATGAATAATCATCACACTCACCCTTTCATATAACATTAAAAGAAAAGAACCTATTAACAGGTTCTGCGATTTAAATTAAAATAATACTCGCTAAAACAAGCAGTCCACTCATTAAAACAAGCGAATCTTTCATTTTCCATCGTAACTGATAAATAGAGGTACGATTTTTCCCAACTATATAACCTCGACATTCCATCGCATCCATCATCATCGTTAGTCTTTTAATCGTATTAGAGATGGCTGGAATAATAATGGACATTAATTTTGATAACTTCTCTTTAAACGGGATTTCAGAAAAATCTAATCCTCTTGATTGTTGAGCAGCATAAATGAGTTTCACCTCATCTAAAATCATCGGTATTAATCGAATGGCTAGACTTGTCATAAAAGCAAACTGCTCCATCGATTGATTTTTTACAAGCGCCTTTGTCCCAGCGACGATTTCACTCGGTGCTGTAGTAAACGTTAATAAAGCTCCCATCATGACAAATAAAATCATTTTGATCGCATAAAAAAACCCAATCAAAAATCCATCTATCGTCACACGAAAAATTCCAAAAGTAAACAAAACATTGCTTCCCTCAGTTAATGTAAAAAAGATAAGAAAAAACAAGTACATATACTTAAGAAACATCGCTTGCTTTACATAAAAAGATAAAGGAATTTTACTAAGGAAGATACAAAGGATGGTTAAACTGATGGCGAGTAAAAGTTTTGACCACGTTGAAATAAAAATCATCATGATAATATTAAGAACCATCATTAATAATTTCACACGTGGATCTAACGAATGATAAAATGATGGGATACTAATATATCTTCCAAGCCATAATTTTTTCATTTATCTCTCTCCATTAGTTATTTAATTTATAATGCTTGTTAAATAATTCAAATTCATTTAAACGCGTCATCACTAATTTAGCTACTACTCCAATCACTACCCCTGTTAAAAGTCCAATTGGTAATAAAAACATCATATAATATGCAATGGCTTTCGTTTTAATCAAAATCATCGCGACTAAAATTTGACCGATATTATGCATCACGCCACCGATCATACTAATTCCCATTAAACTAATATTTTCTTTTGAAGCTTTAAAGGCAACCATCATACAAACATAACTCAGTAGCGCGCCTACAAAACCATAAGCAAACATTGAGAACGTTCCAAGTAACAGCGTTGTTAATACCGTCTTTAACATAATAACTAAAAACATATTTTTAAAATCTAAGTAATATAAACCGATCACAACCATAATATTAGCTAACCCTAGCTTCAACCCTGGGATTGGCAGTTTAATCGGAAGCAACGATTCAATAATCCCTAAAACAATAGCTAACGCCCCAATCAAAACCACTAACATCATTTTTTCTAAATTCTCACGATTTTTCTTTCGATTCAACGATGATAACCTCCTCACTCTCATTCATCTTATTATATCACGAGGAGTTAATCAAAAAACACACTTTATCGACAAAATGTTAGCACTTTAAAACTCTACTAATATTTGATAAAATGATACCATTCAAGATGTATAATTAAGCTTAACCGCTAATAGGAGGAATTTTAATGAACCAGTGTATCTTCTGTAAAATTATTAATAAAGAAATTCCAGGTCATATTTTATTTGAAAACGAACATGTTTTAGCTTTCCTTGATATCTCTCAAACAACAAAAGGTCATACATTAGTCATCCCTAAAAACCATGTAGAGGATGTTTTTTCAATGACTGAAGAAGATATGTGCCATGTCTTTTCAGTTGTACCGAAAATAGCTAATGCCTTAAAAACAACATTTGAAGCTGATGGAATGAACATTGTCAATAACAATAAGCCAGTAGCGGGTCAAACGGTTTTCCATTATCATGTTCACTTAATTCCACGTTATAGTGACGAGGATTCATTCCAAATCCACTATACTAATAATATGTCAGCCTATACGCCTGAAGTATTAGCTACTTTAAAAGAAGAAATCTTATTAAATTTATAATATCAATTACTGCTACACAATGATCTTCTAGTAAGAATTAAAATCTATTTCATATGAGAAAGAGGAGAAAGCTATGAGCTATAAAATGATTGTTTTAGATTTAGATGGGACTTTAATGTCATCTAAAAACGAAATCTTACCGAAAACAAAGGAAGCTTTATTTAAGGCTCAAGAAAATGGTGTCATGATTGTTTTAGCCTCTGGTCGCCCAACTTACGGAATGATTAAAGCGGCTAAAGAATTACGTTTAGATGAATATAAAGGTTATATTTTATCTTATAATGGGGGACGTATTATTTCTGTTCAAACCAATGAAATGATTTACGATGACTCTTTAACACCAGAAATTTGCCATGAATTATACGATTTATCACGTGAAATGAATGTAAATATTATGGCTTATGAAGATGAGGCGATTATTACAGCTGATGATGATGAATACATTCAAAAAGAAGCAACGATTAACGGAATGCCAATTAATCGAGTTGAAAGCTTTAAAGATTCAGTGACATTTAACTCAGTGAAATGTTTATGTACAGCAGAGCCTGAGTATTTAGCTCAAGTTGAAATTAAAATGAAAGAACGATTAGGTGATCGCTTAAGCATTACTCGTTCGCTTCCATTTTTCTTAGAATTTATGCCACAAAATAT of the Turicibacter sp. TJ11 genome contains:
- the gerQ gene encoding spore coat protein GerQ; this encodes MSYFYSYPYGGAMPNPADPYWRYQQANPMGGNFTTVNPSTVEPPFPSGAHITSQTPTEPGQVPSNMTNSGSGLSFGGFEVPVGNALTLAQGGSYVSNILRLNRGKLATIYMTFSGNDAATARRTFVGIIEAAGRDHIIISDPNTGHRYVLLTVYLDYVEFPEEINYYYPLDNTINVVDPDLFEKFPTLGALYNYQKQQDELYKQKYPYYDQLPENLTHHTQQSGMYPTQGQGQYHNQSQGQQMPYSNNNDQF
- a CDS encoding uracil-DNA glycosylase, which translates into the protein MIIHNDWEPILKEQWNQPYMKHLFSKLHEQYEKEVVYPPKEAVFNAFKLTPYSEVKVVILGQDPYHGPHQANGLSFSVESGTKFPPSLRNIFKELVEDVKCPEPTSGDLSKWAKQGVLLLNTTLTVKASQPMSHTGMGWELFTDAVLKSLNDKNTPVVFILWGKHAQSKKKLIDESKHFIIQSPHPSPLSARRGFFGSQPFSKTNEFLVSKGLKPIDWSLN
- a CDS encoding energy-coupling factor transporter transmembrane protein EcfT: MKKLWLGRYISIPSFYHSLDPRVKLLMMVLNIIMMIFISTWSKLLLAISLTILCIFLSKIPLSFYVKQAMFLKYMYLFFLIFFTLTEGSNVLFTFGIFRVTIDGFLIGFFYAIKMILFVMMGALLTFTTAPSEIVAGTKALVKNQSMEQFAFMTSLAIRLIPMILDEVKLIYAAQQSRGLDFSEIPFKEKLSKLMSIIIPAISNTIKRLTMMMDAMECRGYIVGKNRTSIYQLRWKMKDSLVLMSGLLVLASIILI
- a CDS encoding Gx transporter family protein; translated protein: MNRKKNRENLEKMMLVVLIGALAIVLGIIESLLPIKLPIPGLKLGLANIMVVIGLYYLDFKNMFLVIMLKTVLTTLLLGTFSMFAYGFVGALLSYVCMMVAFKASKENISLMGISMIGGVMHNIGQILVAMILIKTKAIAYYMMFLLPIGLLTGVVIGVVAKLVMTRLNEFELFNKHYKLNN
- a CDS encoding HIT family protein, with protein sequence MNQCIFCKIINKEIPGHILFENEHVLAFLDISQTTKGHTLVIPKNHVEDVFSMTEEDMCHVFSVVPKIANALKTTFEADGMNIVNNNKPVAGQTVFHYHVHLIPRYSDEDSFQIHYTNNMSAYTPEVLATLKEEILLNL
- a CDS encoding Cof-type HAD-IIB family hydrolase, whose product is MSYKMIVLDLDGTLMSSKNEILPKTKEALFKAQENGVMIVLASGRPTYGMIKAAKELRLDEYKGYILSYNGGRIISVQTNEMIYDDSLTPEICHELYDLSREMNVNIMAYEDEAIITADDDEYIQKEATINGMPINRVESFKDSVTFNSVKCLCTAEPEYLAQVEIKMKERLGDRLSITRSLPFFLEFMPQNINKAYSLHKLLDHLNLDRSQLIACGDGYNDLPMIEFAGLGVAMGNAVDEVKAAANYVTATNDEDGIAQVIEKFIFNC